One region of Thiorhodovibrio frisius genomic DNA includes:
- a CDS encoding TIGR02680 family protein yields the protein MNEIQDAPLPLRPRWQPLRLGLVDLFHYDDEEIWLRDGNLLLRGNNGTGKSKVLAMTLPFLLDGQLIPSRVEPDGDPGKRMEWNLLLGGQYQERLGYVWMEFGRDNGGTLEFCTLGCGMRAVAGRGAPERWFFITPQRVRRDLMLVDGNGRALSRDRLLDALGKQGELYTSSAQYRARVDALLFRLGPHRYEALLNLLIQLRQPQLSKRPDEKAMSSALTEALPPLDQSVLNDVADAFRNLEEERKTLDGLNEARASVGDFLQHYRGYCAVAARRRAQAVRQAQGAWEKIGTEVRETAQALREARATKVQEERRYEVLNTKLMQCRARLQTLRDSPEMRDANRLKEASARLVEGRERCQALLDKLERLRADSQRQETRLRTQQQACAKQSAACMRDLSTWLELARSAGIARAHESALAPLVLPDGGPGQSSASDPAIGQAAEAVRCAVQRRTEAIAQVRSLIQALDAARQEEQRHRERREQAIETMERLNQDRVQAAEVVDQQATALVSALRQALKTNRELRLDDPEILLAELQDWCQTLSGDNPARPALLQSYNSARDCLRSAKEAAARTRAEAQAVVTALAEEQDRIERGELAQPPIPYTRDPEARKERDGAPFWQLLEFADSLSANERAGLEAALESSGLLDAWVLPDGTLRDAKTWDRMLGPITPTARNLHQALKIAIDPNNTAAARIAPETLAGILAGIGWGEQAHGAWVDGDGRWCLGPASGAWAKPEPAYIGHAAREAARQRRLREIAETRAQLQQQIQTLSEDIDQLANRLSSLELEWQALPSDQAVRAAHQRHDDLRERLAKSRAAVEHLTGILEQSRAATEHCRDARDKAALDLDLPAETEGLDGVAETLSQYDKQAAAFWPGLRHHWDQLRQTGELAERVSELAEQRAEQADELERATLRQREAEAIMHTLRETLGEGVDQLQRRISDTEQQEKDFQQQQKICQEKQIEISADVSRLGERHTSLTTSLGDRDQQRQDAIDILARFTQVGLLGIATPGLEAPEREPPWPVDPSVRLARQMEQSLIAVDHGEDAWRRQQQGLYDRFQPLQQTLSRYNHSAHIEQDGELLLIRVIFQSRPCGPDELADNLDAEIAERKALLDAKERELLEAHLMSDVATHLQQLIGDGERMVERINKELEHRPTSTGMKLRLAWVPLDEESGAAPAGLAEARKRLLRQTVAAWSNEDRSAVGEFLQRRIDEVRQSDDGGTLIQHLAHALDYRRWHRFTVERWQGGRWRPAYGPASGGERALVVTLPLFAAASSHYGSAAPKAPRLVMLDEAFAGIDDDSRAKCLGLMAQFDLDFMLTSEREWGCYAEVPGLAIAQLVRQEGIDAVYISRWTWDGVQRRPDETPPMRAPVAEEADVMEREDHDPQQSLL from the coding sequence ATGAACGAAATCCAAGACGCTCCCTTGCCCTTGCGACCCCGCTGGCAACCCCTGCGCCTGGGCTTGGTGGACCTGTTCCACTACGACGACGAGGAGATCTGGCTCAGGGACGGTAACCTGCTGCTGCGTGGCAACAATGGCACCGGCAAGTCCAAGGTGCTGGCCATGACCTTGCCCTTCTTGCTGGACGGGCAACTCATCCCCTCGCGCGTCGAGCCAGACGGCGATCCGGGCAAGCGCATGGAATGGAACCTTCTGCTCGGTGGCCAGTATCAGGAGCGCTTGGGCTACGTCTGGATGGAATTCGGCCGGGACAATGGGGGCACGCTGGAGTTCTGCACTCTGGGTTGCGGCATGCGCGCCGTGGCCGGACGCGGCGCACCGGAGCGCTGGTTTTTTATCACTCCTCAGCGCGTGCGCCGCGACCTGATGTTGGTGGACGGCAACGGCCGCGCCCTGTCCAGGGATCGGCTTCTCGACGCACTGGGCAAACAGGGCGAGCTGTACACCAGTTCCGCCCAGTACCGTGCCCGGGTCGACGCGCTGCTCTTCCGACTCGGCCCGCATCGCTACGAGGCCCTGCTCAATCTGCTGATCCAACTGCGCCAGCCGCAATTGTCCAAACGCCCGGACGAAAAGGCCATGTCCTCGGCCCTCACCGAGGCATTGCCGCCCTTGGACCAGTCCGTGCTCAACGATGTGGCGGACGCCTTCCGCAACCTGGAAGAAGAGCGCAAGACCCTGGACGGTCTCAATGAGGCCCGCGCCTCCGTGGGCGACTTTCTGCAGCATTACCGCGGCTACTGTGCCGTGGCGGCCCGACGCCGAGCGCAAGCCGTGCGCCAGGCCCAAGGCGCCTGGGAAAAGATCGGCACGGAAGTGCGCGAGACCGCCCAGGCCCTGCGCGAGGCCAGGGCGACCAAAGTCCAGGAGGAACGGCGCTACGAAGTCCTCAACACCAAGCTGATGCAGTGTCGCGCCCGCTTGCAGACCCTGCGCGACAGCCCCGAGATGCGCGACGCCAACCGGCTCAAGGAGGCCTCGGCTCGCTTGGTGGAAGGTCGCGAGCGCTGCCAGGCGTTGCTGGACAAGCTCGAGCGCCTGCGCGCCGACAGCCAGCGCCAGGAAACCCGCTTGCGCACGCAACAGCAGGCGTGCGCGAAGCAGAGCGCGGCATGCATGCGAGACCTGAGCACCTGGCTCGAACTGGCGCGCAGCGCGGGCATCGCCAGGGCGCATGAAAGCGCGCTCGCCCCCTTGGTTCTGCCCGATGGCGGTCCGGGTCAGTCATCCGCTTCGGACCCCGCCATCGGCCAGGCCGCCGAGGCCGTCCGCTGCGCGGTGCAGCGTCGCACTGAAGCCATCGCGCAAGTGCGCAGCCTCATCCAGGCACTGGATGCGGCCAGACAAGAGGAACAACGGCACCGGGAGCGCCGCGAGCAAGCCATCGAGACCATGGAGCGCCTGAATCAGGACCGCGTCCAAGCCGCCGAGGTCGTCGACCAGCAAGCTACTGCGCTGGTCTCGGCCCTGCGCCAGGCACTGAAGACTAATCGTGAATTGCGACTGGATGACCCGGAGATCTTGCTCGCCGAGCTTCAGGACTGGTGCCAAACCTTATCTGGCGACAACCCCGCGCGGCCTGCCCTGCTGCAAAGCTACAACAGCGCGCGGGACTGCTTGCGCAGCGCCAAGGAAGCAGCCGCGCGCACTCGCGCGGAGGCCCAAGCGGTCGTCACCGCGCTGGCAGAAGAACAAGACCGCATCGAGCGGGGCGAGCTTGCCCAGCCGCCGATCCCTTACACCCGCGATCCGGAGGCACGCAAGGAGCGCGACGGCGCGCCCTTCTGGCAGCTCCTGGAGTTCGCAGACAGCCTGTCCGCTAACGAACGGGCAGGGCTTGAAGCCGCTCTGGAGTCCAGCGGTTTGTTGGACGCCTGGGTCCTGCCCGATGGGACGCTGCGCGATGCCAAGACCTGGGACCGGATGCTCGGGCCGATCACACCCACCGCCCGCAACCTGCACCAGGCGCTCAAGATTGCCATCGATCCCAACAACACCGCAGCGGCCCGGATCGCGCCGGAGACGCTTGCCGGCATCCTCGCCGGCATCGGCTGGGGCGAGCAGGCGCATGGCGCCTGGGTCGACGGCGACGGACGCTGGTGTCTCGGCCCCGCATCCGGCGCCTGGGCCAAGCCCGAACCGGCCTACATCGGTCATGCGGCACGGGAAGCAGCCCGGCAGCGGCGCTTGCGGGAGATTGCCGAGACACGGGCGCAACTGCAACAGCAGATCCAGACTCTGAGCGAGGACATCGACCAGCTGGCAAACCGGCTGTCATCCCTGGAACTGGAATGGCAGGCCCTCCCGAGCGATCAAGCGGTGCGCGCGGCCCATCAGCGCCATGACGACCTGCGCGAGCGCCTGGCCAAGAGCCGCGCAGCCGTCGAGCACCTGACCGGCATTCTGGAGCAGAGCCGAGCCGCCACCGAGCACTGTCGGGATGCGCGCGACAAAGCTGCCCTCGACCTGGATCTCCCTGCGGAGACGGAAGGTCTTGACGGGGTCGCCGAGACCCTGTCTCAGTATGACAAGCAGGCAGCGGCCTTTTGGCCCGGCCTGCGGCACCATTGGGACCAGCTTCGGCAAACCGGCGAATTGGCCGAGCGGGTCTCCGAATTGGCGGAGCAGCGCGCCGAGCAGGCCGACGAGCTGGAGCGAGCCACGCTCAGACAGCGCGAGGCCGAGGCGATTATGCATACCCTGCGGGAAACCCTTGGCGAAGGCGTCGATCAATTGCAGCGGCGTATCAGCGACACCGAGCAGCAAGAGAAGGACTTTCAGCAACAACAAAAAATTTGCCAGGAAAAGCAGATCGAAATCTCCGCCGACGTCAGTCGCCTGGGCGAGCGCCACACCAGTCTGACCACGAGCCTGGGCGACAGAGACCAACAACGCCAAGACGCCATCGACATCCTGGCCCGCTTCACCCAGGTCGGGCTGCTGGGGATCGCGACTCCAGGGCTCGAAGCCCCGGAGCGTGAACCGCCTTGGCCGGTGGATCCTTCGGTGCGCCTGGCCCGGCAGATGGAGCAGAGCCTGATCGCGGTGGACCACGGCGAGGACGCCTGGCGCCGTCAGCAGCAGGGGCTCTACGATCGCTTCCAGCCCTTGCAGCAGACCCTGTCGCGCTACAACCATTCCGCGCATATCGAGCAGGATGGGGAGCTGTTGCTGATCCGGGTCATCTTCCAATCCCGTCCCTGCGGTCCCGACGAGCTGGCCGACAATCTGGATGCCGAGATCGCCGAGCGCAAGGCGCTGCTCGACGCCAAGGAACGCGAGCTGCTTGAGGCCCACCTGATGAGCGATGTGGCCACCCACCTGCAACAGCTCATCGGCGACGGCGAGCGCATGGTGGAGCGCATCAACAAGGAATTGGAGCACCGACCCACCAGCACCGGCATGAAACTGCGTCTGGCCTGGGTACCACTGGACGAGGAGTCCGGCGCGGCACCGGCCGGTCTCGCCGAGGCCCGCAAGCGGCTGTTGCGCCAGACCGTCGCCGCCTGGTCCAACGAGGATCGCAGCGCGGTGGGCGAGTTCCTGCAACGGCGCATCGACGAGGTCCGCCAGTCCGACGACGGCGGCACCCTGATCCAGCATCTGGCCCATGCCCTGGACTACCGCCGCTGGCACCGATTTACCGTCGAGCGCTGGCAGGGCGGTCGCTGGCGTCCCGCCTACGGACCTGCCTCCGGCGGCGAGCGCGCATTGGTGGTCACCCTGCCGCTGTTCGCCGCCGCCTCCAGCCACTACGGCAGTGCCGCCCCCAAGGCCCCGCGTCTGGTGATGCTCGACGAGGCCTTCGCCGGTATCGACGACGACTCGCGCGCCAAATGCCTGGGGCTCATGGCCCAATTTGACCTGGATTTCATGCTCACCAGCGAGCGGGAATGGGGCTGTTATGCCGAGGTGCCGGGTCTGGCCATCGCCCAGCTGGTGCGCCAGGAGGGCATCGACGCTGTCTATATCTCGCGCTGGACTTGGGACGGTGTCCAGCGCCGTCCCGACGAGACGCCGCCGATGCGCGCACCGGTCGCCGAGGAAGCGGACGTCATGGAACGAGAGGATCATGACCCGCAGCAATCTCTGCTCTGA
- a CDS encoding type II toxin-antitoxin system VapC family toxin yields the protein MRKAVFVGTGYVIALVNEDDQHHAEALWLSDRYNDHPVVVTDAVLLEIGNALSRFARLAAVQIIQDFRDSAGVTVVSLTPELFDAGFALYQQHGDKQWGMVDCISFVVMRRLNLSTAFAFDQHFAQAGFCLPRR from the coding sequence ATGCGTAAGGCTGTCTTTGTTGGCACCGGCTACGTGATCGCGTTGGTTAACGAGGACGACCAACATCACGCGGAAGCTCTTTGGTTGTCTGATCGCTATAACGACCACCCTGTCGTCGTCACGGACGCGGTCTTGCTCGAAATCGGCAACGCCCTGTCACGGTTTGCCCGATTGGCAGCGGTCCAAATCATCCAGGACTTCCGAGACTCTGCCGGAGTGACTGTCGTGTCTTTGACTCCGGAACTTTTCGATGCTGGCTTCGCGCTTTATCAGCAGCATGGAGACAAGCAATGGGGGATGGTGGACTGCATCTCTTTCGTCGTGATGCGTCGATTGAACCTGTCTACCGCGTTTGCTTTTGATCAGCACTTCGCTCAGGCAGGGTTCTGCCTTCCACGGCGTTGA
- a CDS encoding TA system antitoxin ParD family protein: MAVNVKLPEEFVNQAKHYARAEHRSVPKQIEYWSQIGKIAAENPDLPFSVIREILIADQEEAVGEYQFG, translated from the coding sequence ATGGCCGTCAACGTCAAGCTGCCCGAGGAGTTCGTCAACCAGGCGAAGCACTATGCCCGGGCTGAACATCGCTCGGTGCCCAAGCAGATCGAATATTGGTCGCAGATCGGCAAGATCGCCGCAGAGAACCCGGACCTGCCATTCTCGGTGATTCGCGAGATCCTGATCGCCGATCAGGAAGAGGCGGTTGGCGAGTACCAGTTCGGCTGA
- a CDS encoding type II toxin-antitoxin system RelE/ParE family toxin, with the protein MRLLVTPTFARAVKKLHRRQKVDLDEAVRIIAQDPGIGETKVGDLAGVQVYKFRTANQLCLVAYRVMDADTVKLLMVGPHENFYRDLKRVES; encoded by the coding sequence ATGCGCCTGCTCGTTACGCCGACTTTCGCTCGCGCAGTCAAGAAGCTCCATCGCAGGCAAAAGGTCGATCTCGACGAAGCGGTGAGAATCATCGCGCAAGATCCCGGGATCGGAGAGACCAAGGTCGGCGACCTCGCCGGTGTCCAGGTCTACAAGTTCCGTACGGCCAACCAACTGTGCCTGGTCGCCTACCGGGTCATGGACGCAGACACCGTCAAGCTCCTGATGGTCGGCCCACACGAGAATTTCTATCGAGACCTTAAGCGCGTGGAAAGCTGA
- a CDS encoding DUF2398 family protein, whose translation MQDLTPTSAEARNCELRQRLTERLLDDPLLYYDALDEDERAYLFNQRHAIVQRIQEATGLIPERIHGWESRA comes from the coding sequence TTGCAAGACCTGACCCCGACGTCCGCGGAGGCCCGCAACTGCGAGCTGCGCCAGCGCCTCACCGAGCGCCTGCTCGACGACCCCCTGCTCTATTACGACGCGCTGGACGAGGACGAACGGGCCTATCTGTTCAACCAGCGTCACGCCATCGTCCAGCGCATCCAGGAGGCGACCGGCCTAATTCCCGAGCGGATACATGGTTGGGAATCGCGCGCGTAA
- a CDS encoding helix-turn-helix domain-containing protein codes for MPKTEQELLERDAARDIGAELLESIREMKAGTTGGIHSPVALARYRVKMPQSEFAKLLGVSVRTLQEWEQGRREPSDAARSLIRVAQKRPEVLRELFLDQVA; via the coding sequence ATGCCGAAGACTGAACAAGAACTCCTCGAAAGGGATGCAGCGCGGGACATCGGCGCCGAGTTGCTCGAATCCATCCGCGAAATGAAGGCCGGAACGACAGGGGGTATTCATAGCCCGGTGGCGCTCGCCCGTTATCGCGTCAAGATGCCGCAGAGCGAATTCGCAAAACTCTTGGGTGTCTCGGTGCGCACCCTCCAGGAATGGGAGCAGGGTCGGCGCGAACCGAGCGATGCGGCGCGATCGCTCATTCGTGTTGCGCAGAAGCGTCCGGAGGTTCTTCGCGAGCTATTTCTTGATCAGGTCGCCTGA
- a CDS encoding DUF262 domain-containing protein, with the protein MKKPKEIAPKFTAEKDAAEEQIRELSKRIEFYLTEYSVELLANKMRNGDFFVPPYQREFTWEPERKSKFIESLLIGLPIPFLFFWERPDGNLEIVDGSQRLRTIEEFVLGEFCLGELESLTAVSGFTFSELPESRQKKIKNRSIRGIILNEHADEQARFDMFERINTGSKIANKAEVRRGALGGPFMDLIIEISSHSKFVALAPVPPKSVQKREREELVARFFAYSDGLEGYRDRPSEFVFKYVKKMNDEVASDPDKIERYRNRFLEMIDFVERVFPHGFRRTPKGTASPRARFEAIAVGSRLALDTRPDLAEQEFVSVESWLNGDEFKAVTGSDGANAIARLRDRIGFVRDKLLADA; encoded by the coding sequence ATGAAGAAGCCGAAAGAGATCGCCCCCAAGTTCACAGCAGAGAAGGATGCGGCCGAAGAGCAGATCCGTGAATTGTCCAAGCGGATCGAGTTCTATCTGACCGAATACTCTGTAGAACTGCTCGCCAACAAGATGCGCAACGGTGACTTTTTCGTGCCGCCCTACCAACGCGAGTTCACCTGGGAGCCTGAACGCAAGTCCAAGTTCATCGAGTCTCTGCTAATCGGTTTGCCCATCCCTTTCCTCTTCTTCTGGGAGAGACCAGACGGAAATCTGGAGATCGTGGATGGTTCGCAGCGGCTGCGAACGATTGAGGAGTTCGTCTTGGGAGAATTCTGTCTCGGTGAGTTGGAGAGCTTGACTGCCGTCTCCGGATTCACGTTCTCGGAACTTCCAGAATCAAGGCAGAAGAAGATCAAGAACCGCTCGATTCGCGGCATCATCCTGAACGAGCACGCCGATGAGCAGGCCCGTTTCGATATGTTCGAGCGCATCAATACGGGCAGCAAGATCGCGAACAAAGCTGAGGTGCGTCGCGGCGCGCTCGGGGGACCTTTCATGGACCTCATTATCGAGATTTCCTCACACTCGAAGTTCGTCGCTTTGGCTCCGGTGCCGCCGAAATCCGTCCAGAAACGGGAGCGAGAGGAACTGGTTGCCCGTTTCTTCGCTTACAGCGATGGACTCGAAGGTTATCGCGACCGCCCCTCGGAGTTCGTCTTCAAATACGTGAAAAAGATGAACGACGAGGTCGCTTCAGACCCCGATAAGATCGAACGCTACCGTAACCGATTCCTGGAGATGATCGACTTCGTCGAACGAGTCTTTCCTCACGGATTCAGACGAACCCCCAAGGGTACGGCCAGCCCTCGCGCTCGGTTCGAGGCCATTGCGGTCGGATCCAGGCTGGCCTTGGATACTCGCCCAGACTTGGCCGAACAGGAATTCGTAAGCGTCGAGTCATGGCTGAATGGCGACGAGTTCAAGGCGGTCACGGGTTCCGACGGCGCGAATGCCATCGCTCGTTTGAGAGACCGCATCGGTTTCGTCAGAGACAAGCTCTTGGCCGACGCATGA
- a CDS encoding MAE_28990/MAE_18760 family HEPN-like nuclease has product MSTLAVSFLERKAEVKAYLDFLSVMEQQTKQGPPRFEGAEHPITVEQQRILYSTVYLQLYNLVEATISLCIQEVTDATKNNVACTPNDLNDDLRREWVRAIARTHEPLTPDNRLKHALLLCDHLVSALPINSFDLDKAGGGNWDDSAIELMTKRLGFRLRIGRPIYKAIKRHIRDDMGPLALVKNLRNRLAHGSISFVECSENETFLGLQNLANSTLNYLEAVVGCFDKYIEGHEYLLPDRRP; this is encoded by the coding sequence ATGAGTACCTTGGCCGTTAGCTTCCTGGAGCGAAAGGCAGAGGTGAAGGCATACTTGGATTTTCTATCCGTGATGGAGCAGCAAACCAAGCAGGGTCCTCCGCGCTTCGAAGGTGCCGAGCACCCAATCACCGTCGAACAGCAAAGAATTCTCTATTCGACCGTTTACCTGCAATTGTACAATCTCGTCGAAGCGACGATATCCCTCTGCATTCAGGAAGTTACGGACGCAACGAAAAACAATGTGGCATGTACACCGAACGACTTGAATGATGACCTTCGCCGCGAATGGGTGCGCGCGATCGCACGCACCCACGAGCCACTGACCCCTGACAATCGATTGAAGCATGCACTTCTGCTTTGCGATCACTTGGTCTCAGCTCTACCGATCAACAGCTTCGATTTGGACAAGGCAGGTGGAGGAAATTGGGACGATTCTGCGATAGAGCTCATGACCAAGCGACTTGGGTTTAGGCTGCGGATTGGGCGACCGATCTACAAAGCGATCAAGAGACATATTCGAGATGACATGGGACCCTTAGCCTTGGTGAAGAATCTCCGCAATCGCCTGGCGCACGGATCCATCTCCTTCGTGGAGTGCTCCGAGAACGAAACCTTTTTAGGTCTTCAGAACTTGGCGAATAGCACTCTGAATTATCTAGAGGCTGTAGTCGGCTGTTTCGATAAGTATATTGAAGGACACGAGTATCTCCTGCCGGATCGGCGGCCATGA
- a CDS encoding DNA cytosine methyltransferase translates to MMKIKPKKNQKNTINVKGVDLFCGVGGLTYGLSRGGIRIVAGIDIDASCRYPYEANNSARFIEHDVARLKPDEITPYYESADYTLLAGCAPCQPFSTYSRSGRNREYESQWPLLSSFGRLAEAIQPDLVTMENVPQLADHPVFGELLASLAGYATWWKIVECSTLGIPQTRKRLVLLASRLGKDSLGLIEESNQEATVRQTIGMLPPIDAGEIHPGDELHMASSLSPLNLARIKASRPGGTWRDWPDELQAVCHRKPSGATYPSVYGRMDWDRPAPTITTQCFGYGNGRFGHPEQPRAISLREAAMLQTFPADYSFAPAGARFKFNKMGRLIGNAVPVRLGEVIARSLIAHVFACSSQPPGTEANQPPTTPRLH, encoded by the coding sequence ATGATGAAGATTAAGCCCAAAAAAAACCAAAAAAATACAATTAATGTTAAAGGGGTAGATTTATTCTGCGGTGTTGGAGGATTGACTTACGGCCTGTCGCGCGGAGGCATTCGGATCGTAGCTGGCATCGACATTGATGCCAGTTGCCGTTATCCCTACGAAGCCAACAACTCGGCTCGATTCATCGAGCATGACGTCGCAAGGCTAAAACCGGATGAGATAACGCCTTACTACGAAAGCGCAGACTACACTTTGCTCGCCGGATGTGCACCTTGTCAGCCATTCTCGACCTATAGCCGCAGTGGTCGCAATCGGGAGTACGAATCGCAATGGCCGCTCCTCTCCTCCTTCGGCAGATTGGCGGAGGCGATCCAGCCCGACTTGGTCACCATGGAGAACGTCCCCCAGTTGGCGGATCATCCGGTTTTCGGAGAACTGCTCGCGAGCCTTGCGGGTTACGCAACTTGGTGGAAGATCGTCGAATGCTCAACGCTCGGCATTCCCCAGACCCGGAAACGTTTGGTGCTGCTTGCATCTCGTCTCGGCAAGGACTCTTTGGGCCTGATAGAGGAATCCAACCAGGAAGCAACAGTCCGGCAGACCATCGGAATGCTTCCTCCCATTGATGCCGGGGAAATTCATCCAGGAGACGAATTGCACATGGCATCATCGTTGAGCCCGCTGAATCTAGCTCGAATCAAGGCGTCGCGCCCCGGGGGAACTTGGCGCGATTGGCCAGATGAGCTGCAGGCCGTGTGTCACCGCAAGCCCAGTGGCGCCACATATCCGAGCGTCTACGGACGAATGGATTGGGATCGGCCGGCTCCGACGATCACGACCCAATGCTTCGGCTACGGGAATGGTCGATTCGGGCACCCAGAGCAGCCGCGCGCCATCTCTCTGCGCGAGGCAGCCATGTTGCAAACCTTCCCGGCAGATTATTCGTTCGCTCCTGCTGGAGCCAGGTTCAAGTTCAACAAGATGGGGCGTTTGATCGGCAATGCGGTGCCCGTTCGGCTGGGAGAGGTGATCGCCCGGTCGCTGATCGCTCATGTTTTCGCTTGCTCGTCCCAGCCTCCAGGAACTGAAGCCAATCAACCACCAACGACTCCCCGGCTTCATTGA
- a CDS encoding TIGR02678 family protein, whose amino-acid sequence MSQTSLEPKLELGDRLSQLREDERRRALRALLMQPLLYADHPAYRLVKRHIDWLRDWLNSETRWDLRLEADFARLAKTAPEHDDGSRAARPGKRPVDLDFTRRRYALLCLVLAGLERGEMQSTLGRLGKAAMDQSAEPAIQASGLVFELRSQEDRRDLVAVVRLLLNLGVLVRVAGSEDAYIRNETKDVLYDIDRHVLSALLVTRRGPSLVDTLEQPADSLDQRIGAITARFVADTPEARNRELRQRLTERLLDDPVLYYDELDEDERAYLFNQRHAIVQRIQEATGLVPEMRAEGIAMVDPEGDLADQRMPSEGTEGHITLLMAGHLAERLSQDQAQSWTSLHDAYRGWTEQFGRYWKKAAKEPDAGQSFCREAAERLAGLGLARLESDGVCPLPAIARYAVEAPRISRVARLDD is encoded by the coding sequence ATGAGCCAGACCAGCCTCGAACCCAAGCTCGAACTGGGCGACCGTCTCTCCCAGCTCAGAGAGGACGAGCGGCGCCGGGCCCTGCGCGCCCTGCTGATGCAGCCGCTGCTCTATGCCGATCACCCGGCCTACCGACTGGTCAAACGCCATATCGACTGGCTCAGGGACTGGCTGAACAGCGAGACCCGCTGGGACCTGCGTCTTGAAGCCGACTTCGCACGCCTGGCCAAGACCGCGCCCGAGCACGACGACGGCAGCCGCGCCGCCCGCCCCGGCAAACGCCCGGTGGACCTGGACTTCACGCGCCGCCGCTACGCCCTCCTGTGCCTGGTGTTGGCGGGCCTGGAGCGCGGCGAGATGCAGAGCACCCTGGGGCGTCTGGGCAAGGCCGCTATGGACCAGTCCGCCGAGCCTGCCATCCAGGCCAGCGGGCTGGTGTTCGAGCTGCGCAGCCAAGAAGATCGCCGCGACCTGGTGGCCGTCGTCCGTCTCCTGCTGAATCTCGGCGTGCTGGTCCGAGTGGCCGGCAGCGAAGACGCCTATATCCGGAACGAGACCAAGGACGTCCTCTACGACATCGACCGTCACGTGCTCTCCGCGCTCCTGGTGACCCGGCGCGGCCCCTCCCTGGTCGATACCCTGGAACAGCCAGCGGATTCACTCGACCAGCGCATCGGCGCCATCACCGCCCGCTTCGTCGCCGACACCCCCGAGGCCCGCAACCGCGAGCTGCGCCAGCGCCTCACCGAGCGTCTGCTCGACGACCCGGTGCTCTATTACGACGAACTGGACGAGGACGAACGGGCCTATCTGTTCAACCAGCGTCACGCCATCGTCCAGCGCATCCAGGAGGCCACCGGACTGGTCCCCGAGATGCGCGCCGAGGGCATCGCCATGGTCGACCCGGAGGGCGACCTCGCCGACCAGCGCATGCCCTCCGAGGGCACCGAGGGACACATCACCCTATTGATGGCCGGACATCTCGCGGAGCGCCTGTCCCAAGATCAAGCGCAATCCTGGACCAGCCTCCATGACGCCTATCGGGGCTGGACCGAGCAGTTCGGACGCTACTGGAAGAAGGCCGCCAAGGAGCCCGATGCCGGACAATCCTTCTGCCGGGAGGCCGCCGAGCGATTGGCTGGCCTGGGCTTGGCCAGGCTCGAATCCGACGGCGTTTGCCCCCTCCCGGCCATCGCCCGTTATGCGGTGGAAGCGCCGCGGATTAGCCGAGTTGCAAGACTGGATGACTGA